From one Thermatribacter velox genomic stretch:
- a CDS encoding PIN domain-containing protein, translating into MPSERNTVIVDANVILRYLLKDDPKLYKKAEEFFDEVFSGLKKALFLQSVIAEVIYVLRGLYNVKREEIAEVLEEFSKMKGVKIQDKDVVLEALHIFKSKNLDFVDCLLCAYSRKYVIFTLDKGVEKCIEKL; encoded by the coding sequence ATGCCTTCAGAGAGAAACACAGTAATCGTTGATGCTAATGTGATCCTTCGCTATCTTTTGAAAGACGACCCAAAGCTTTATAAAAAGGCAGAGGAGTTCTTTGACGAGGTGTTTTCTGGCTTGAAAAAGGCTCTCTTTTTACAGTCGGTTATCGCAGAAGTCATCTATGTCCTTCGAGGTCTTTACAATGTGAAAAGAGAGGAGATAGCAGAAGTTCTGGAGGAGTTTTCGAAGATGAAGGGGGTAAAGATTCAGGATAAGGATGTGGTGCTTGAGGCATTGCACATTTTCAAATCCAAAAACCTGGACTTTGTTGATTGCCTTCTCTGTGCCTATAGCAGAAAATACGTAATCTTTACCCTTGATAAAGGAGTTGAAAAATGCATAGAAAAATTATAG
- a CDS encoding HEPN domain-containing protein → MKYSEEVKALLHKARRSLDAAKELFSKGYYDFAVSRAYYAMFYSAEAVLLTKDF, encoded by the coding sequence GTGAAATATTCTGAAGAAGTGAAGGCTCTGTTGCACAAAGCCCGAAGAAGCTTGGATGCGGCAAAAGAACTGTTTTCTAAGGGTTATTACGACTTTGCTGTTTCACGTGCCTACTATGCAATGTTTTATTCCGCAGAGGCGGTTCTCCTCACCAAAGATTTTTAA
- a CDS encoding helicase-related protein: MIKEGSLIQGPFWNEPVRVERIDEIGDYLHIVGYTTSTRQHVDHLVPRDQLAKLQVVERVLDFSAHPEEFFLVAEATRLQHASLFDPLLAMSVSRVDPLPFQIEAVYDRVLKQPRIRFLIADDPGAGKTIMAGLVLKELKLRKLARRILIVVPGHLKDQWRRELKDKFDERFMVIDRNTFNASYGETPWERESQVITSIDFAKQEDILHTLRSVSWDLVIVDEAHKMSAYRYGEKTAKTQRYRLGEVLSETSNHLLFLTATPHKGDPENFRLFLDLLVPGFFATSSMIEESLKNKDNPLFIRRLKEDLRDFEGKPIFTGRFPKTIRFHLSEAEKELYNELSRYVAEQYTVISERSDSREKRNVTFALMILQRRMASSTYALLRSLERRKARLEKILKMGEKEEWNVIPQIDLEEVEDLEEKERWEKEEEWEALTAAENPEALQQEIGVIDLLIEKARRVIKSEEEVKLRELKKAIEEGFEKIKEMNGNPKILIFTESRDTLEYLVEKIQRWGYRVNFIHGGMNIEERVRAEKEFRDQTEVMVATEAAGEGINLQFCHIMINYDIPWNPNRLEQRMGRIHRYGQQKDVYIFNLVADDTREGKVLARLLEKLDEIRRKLGSDRVFDIIGEIFEGKKLHQLLLDAVVSARNMDEILQELDIQPDEAYITRVKNMLGESLATRFIDYQRIREMTEKAKEHRLVPEYVEAFFKKAFVKAGGKFRESGKFLAIDSVPYVLRRIAEDVSFKNRYGEMLRSYPKVTFDKNLASKNPDAEFVSFGHPLLEALLIWVIREFQEQAKKGAVFKDSSGKLDGYLFFYLGEVQDGKGEIAGRKLLVIYDDGKTQKEVSPALLWDLAFASVERSDGPSFAASEELFDGKRLLPFALQALEKYREEIASERKRQAEIKRKYGLHSLKHFIRELDSDLAELYERQAQGEKVDLPIRNKEERKRRYEEAARVLEDEIEKEQSLSMRLPELLMVARVVPERASMVEDAEIERIGMEIAMRYERRQGRNPEDVSSDNSGYDIRSIGDGEVRYIEVKARAGEGEVALTPNEWFAAERLGKEYWLYVVANAATKPTLYLVNDPASGLNPQEKVEIVRFVVPASEWKAKAGEAWRE; encoded by the coding sequence GTGATTAAAGAAGGAAGCCTTATTCAGGGTCCGTTTTGGAACGAACCGGTTCGGGTTGAAAGAATTGACGAAATCGGTGATTACCTGCATATTGTTGGCTACACTACTTCCACCCGGCAACACGTGGACCATCTTGTGCCCAGGGACCAGCTTGCCAAGTTGCAAGTAGTGGAAAGGGTGCTGGATTTTTCAGCTCACCCGGAGGAATTTTTCTTGGTGGCTGAGGCAACGCGGCTCCAGCATGCTTCACTTTTTGATCCTCTGCTTGCTATGTCGGTTTCCAGGGTGGACCCGCTTCCCTTTCAGATAGAGGCTGTGTATGACCGCGTCCTGAAGCAGCCCCGTATTCGTTTTCTTATCGCCGATGACCCGGGAGCTGGAAAGACCATCATGGCTGGCTTGGTCCTGAAAGAACTCAAACTGAGAAAACTTGCCCGGAGGATACTCATCGTGGTTCCCGGACACCTGAAAGACCAGTGGCGCAGAGAACTGAAAGATAAATTTGACGAAAGGTTCATGGTCATTGACCGGAACACTTTCAATGCTTCCTATGGGGAAACTCCCTGGGAGAGAGAAAGCCAGGTCATCACCTCCATCGATTTTGCCAAGCAGGAGGATATCCTGCATACCTTGCGCTCGGTTTCCTGGGACCTGGTGATTGTCGACGAGGCGCACAAAATGTCTGCCTACCGCTATGGCGAAAAGACCGCCAAAACCCAGCGCTACCGGCTGGGGGAGGTGCTCTCTGAAACTTCCAACCACCTGCTTTTTCTCACCGCAACACCCCACAAAGGGGATCCTGAAAACTTCCGATTGTTTTTGGATCTTCTGGTGCCCGGTTTCTTTGCCACTTCCTCGATGATTGAAGAGTCGCTAAAAAACAAAGATAACCCGCTTTTTATAAGGAGGCTCAAGGAAGACCTCCGAGATTTTGAGGGTAAGCCCATTTTCACCGGCAGGTTCCCAAAGACTATCAGGTTCCACCTTTCTGAAGCCGAAAAGGAGCTTTACAACGAGCTTTCTCGCTACGTAGCTGAGCAGTACACTGTGATTTCGGAGCGGTCTGATTCAAGAGAAAAGCGCAACGTAACCTTTGCTCTGATGATTTTGCAGCGCAGGATGGCTTCAAGCACTTATGCGCTCCTGCGCTCTCTGGAGCGCAGAAAGGCCAGGTTGGAGAAAATCCTCAAGATGGGTGAAAAAGAGGAGTGGAACGTAATACCTCAGATTGACCTGGAGGAAGTGGAGGACCTGGAAGAAAAAGAGCGCTGGGAAAAGGAGGAAGAGTGGGAAGCGCTGACCGCTGCTGAAAATCCGGAAGCGCTGCAGCAGGAAATCGGGGTCATTGATCTCCTGATTGAGAAAGCCCGCCGGGTTATTAAGAGCGAAGAGGAAGTGAAGCTTCGGGAGTTGAAAAAAGCCATTGAGGAAGGTTTTGAGAAGATAAAAGAAATGAACGGCAACCCCAAGATTTTGATTTTCACTGAGTCCAGAGATACGCTTGAATATCTGGTGGAGAAGATTCAAAGGTGGGGTTACCGGGTCAACTTCATCCATGGTGGAATGAACATTGAAGAAAGGGTCCGGGCGGAGAAAGAATTCCGGGATCAAACAGAGGTCATGGTGGCTACTGAGGCAGCGGGAGAGGGAATCAACCTGCAGTTCTGCCACATCATGATTAACTACGACATTCCCTGGAACCCCAACCGGCTGGAACAGAGAATGGGCAGAATCCACAGGTATGGCCAGCAAAAGGATGTTTACATCTTTAACCTGGTGGCTGATGATACCAGAGAAGGAAAGGTGCTCGCCCGTCTGCTTGAAAAACTGGATGAAATACGGAGAAAGCTGGGGAGCGATCGGGTTTTCGACATCATTGGTGAGATTTTTGAAGGCAAAAAACTGCACCAGCTCCTTTTGGATGCCGTGGTGAGCGCCAGAAACATGGACGAAATCCTGCAGGAGCTGGACATTCAACCCGACGAAGCTTATATTACCCGGGTCAAGAATATGCTGGGCGAGAGCCTGGCGACCAGATTCATCGATTATCAGCGTATCAGGGAAATGACTGAAAAAGCGAAAGAGCACCGGCTGGTGCCCGAGTATGTGGAGGCCTTTTTCAAAAAAGCCTTTGTGAAAGCAGGCGGGAAGTTCCGAGAAAGCGGGAAATTCCTGGCCATTGATTCTGTGCCCTACGTCCTGCGTAGAATTGCCGAAGATGTGAGCTTCAAAAATCGCTACGGCGAAATGCTCAGGAGCTACCCGAAGGTAACCTTCGATAAGAACCTGGCTTCCAAAAACCCGGATGCTGAATTTGTCTCCTTTGGTCATCCCCTGCTTGAAGCACTCCTTATCTGGGTCATCAGGGAATTTCAGGAACAAGCAAAAAAGGGCGCTGTGTTCAAAGATTCCTCCGGAAAGCTCGACGGCTATCTCTTTTTCTATCTGGGTGAGGTGCAGGACGGAAAGGGTGAGATTGCGGGCAGGAAGCTTCTGGTCATCTACGACGATGGGAAAACGCAGAAGGAGGTAAGCCCGGCTCTTCTCTGGGACCTTGCCTTTGCCTCAGTGGAGCGCTCCGATGGGCCTTCGTTTGCAGCTTCTGAAGAGCTGTTTGATGGGAAGCGCCTTCTGCCTTTTGCTCTGCAGGCACTTGAAAAATACCGGGAGGAGATTGCTTCGGAGCGCAAAAGGCAGGCAGAGATAAAGAGAAAATATGGGTTGCATTCACTTAAACACTTCATCCGCGAGCTCGATTCTGACCTCGCCGAGCTTTACGAGAGGCAAGCCCAGGGAGAAAAGGTGGACCTTCCTATACGGAACAAAGAAGAGCGGAAACGGCGCTATGAAGAGGCTGCGCGGGTACTTGAGGACGAAATAGAGAAAGAGCAGAGCCTCTCCATGCGTCTTCCGGAGCTTTTGATGGTGGCCAGGGTGGTTCCAGAACGGGCTTCGATGGTTGAAGATGCAGAAATTGAGCGGATTGGGATGGAAATAGCGATGAGATACGAAAGAAGGCAGGGCCGCAATCCAGAGGATGTTTCCTCTGATAACTCGGGCTACGACATCCGCTCTATCGGCGATGGTGAGGTGCGCTACATCGAGGTGAAAGCAAGGGCTGGGGAGGGAGAGGTGGCTCTGACTCCCAACGAGTGGTTCGCGGCTGAGCGCCTGGGGAAGGAGTACTGGCTTTACGTGGTGGCCAATGCCGCTACCAAACCAACGCTTTATCTTGTCAACGACCCGGCTTCAGGCCTCAACCCTCAGGAAAAAGTGGAAATCGTGCGCTTTGTGGTCCCAGCCAGCGAGTGGAAGGCTAAAGCCGGGGAGGCATGGAGAGAGTAA
- a CDS encoding HEPN domain-containing protein, which yields MQCFIPQRRFSSPKIFKKHSAAISGFGKEFVKTGEFEEKYHGYLLNAFREREKGDYDVFLFQGKEDAEEVLKNAEEFISAVENFLLKLGYERKGSCG from the coding sequence ATGCAATGTTTTATTCCGCAGAGGCGGTTCTCCTCACCAAAGATTTTTAAAAAACATTCTGCGGCTATCTCTGGGTTTGGGAAAGAATTTGTCAAGACAGGAGAATTTGAAGAAAAGTACCACGGATATCTGCTCAATGCTTTTCGGGAAAGAGAGAAAGGGGATTATGATGTTTTCCTGTTCCAGGGTAAGGAAGACGCAGAAGAAGTGTTGAAAAATGCTGAAGAATTTATCTCTGCGGTGGAAAATTTTCTACTAAAGCTTGGATATGAGCGCAAAGGGAGTTGTGGGTAA
- a CDS encoding AbrB/MazE/SpoVT family DNA-binding domain-containing protein, translated as MKTAKITRKGQITIPVEFRKKLGTDLVEIEMQEEKVIIKPVKKIGGIFHRYALKDKPIEEILKMEKEAVNNAFREKHSNR; from the coding sequence ATGAAAACTGCTAAAATTACCAGAAAAGGGCAGATTACTATCCCAGTGGAGTTTCGCAAAAAACTTGGAACCGACCTGGTGGAAATCGAGATGCAAGAAGAAAAAGTGATCATCAAGCCGGTGAAAAAAATTGGTGGTATTTTCCATCGCTACGCCCTGAAAGATAAACCCATAGAAGAGATCCTGAAAATGGAAAAAGAGGCTGTGAACAATGCCTTCAGAGAGAAACACAGTAATCGTTGA
- a CDS encoding transposase, with protein sequence MRYHPDIHHRRSIRLKDYDYSQAGAYFITICTKNRECLFGSIVNGEMLLSAWGVIVKNEWLRTSIIRPNIVVDEFVLMPNHLHGILVIVDTDCRGTLQRAPTVERFGKPTSNSIPTIVRLFKSTATKQINELRKTPGEPLWQRNYYERIIRNERELERIRKYVINDPLKWSLDIEDPERQKDYQNTAEYFKRMFEE encoded by the coding sequence ATGAGATACCATCCTGATATTCACCACCGCCGTTCTATCCGATTGAAAGATTACGATTATTCTCAAGCAGGCGCCTATTTTATCACCATCTGCACAAAGAATCGTGAGTGTTTGTTTGGAAGCATTGTTAATGGTGAAATGCTTTTGAGTGCATGGGGAGTGATTGTAAAAAATGAATGGTTGCGAACCTCCATTATCCGGCCCAATATCGTTGTTGATGAATTTGTATTGATGCCCAACCATTTGCACGGTATCTTGGTAATTGTTGATACCGATTGTAGGGGCACGTTGCAACGTGCCCCTACAGTGGAACGATTTGGAAAACCAACATCCAATTCAATACCCACCATAGTTCGGCTGTTCAAATCCACCGCCACAAAACAAATAAATGAATTGCGAAAAACGCCTGGTGAACCCCTATGGCAACGCAATTATTACGAACGTATCATTCGCAATGAAAGGGAATTAGAAAGAATCAGGAAATATGTAATAAACGATCCGCTGAAATGGTCGCTTGATATTGAAGATCCTGAAAGACAGAAAGATTACCAAAACACAGCAGAGTATTTTAAAAGGATGTTTGAAGAATGA
- a CDS encoding DUF1156 domain-containing protein, translating to MEKKRFIEESFPVKEISEISAKEKNIRHGHISTLHIWWARRPLASSRATNYAALVPAPHDALEEEKRRQFLVELAGWENSLNRLLLDKARKEILEASGGCPPRVLDPFSGGGSIPLEALRLGCEVHAVEYNPVATLILKCTLEYPQKYGKNTKSKKKNSIGLEVEEKVNPLLEDVKKWGKWVLSEAKREIGSFYPKDPDGSIPVGYIWARTIPCQNPTCGAEIPLMRQFWLAKKSNKKVALYSFVEEGEVRFKIVGDGYEKMPEGFDPSRGTVSGAIAVCPVCGSTVDANTTRKLFQTGKAGQRLTAVVLNKPGTQGKRYRLATEKDLEVFKEAEEYLEEKRRRLLEEWGMDPVPDEELPPKETLGFRVQRYSMLKWGDLFNSHQKLALITFTEKVRQAYQKMLEEGYEEEYAKAVVGYLGLMLGKLADWNSVLSVWRPDQERNEHIFNRQALPMVWDYGERNPLNGGLMTTKGIDSIISHLSQITPVGKNSNPAIPTVKQASATELPYPDSYFDAVFTDPPYYDNVPYSYLSDFFYVWLKRSIGDLYPELFMTPLTPKSKEIVAYSHQEGGFEAGKKYFEEMLKKAFQEMARVLKPNGIATIVYTHKSTSGWETLINSLLDSGLVVTASWPIDTEMKARLRAKESAALASSIYFVCRKLERKETGWLNEVKEELERYLHAKLEKLWQEGVSGADYFIAAIGSSIEIFGKYKKIMDYEGREISAEEMIEQVRRLVTDYALRQVFHNGIAGELSSLSRFYVLWRWGYGEARVHFDEARKLAQSTGFELEQEWNKGFIKKEHEFIRVLGPQERKLEETENSDELIDVLHRVLLLWRMGRKEEIKKVLLTTGYGAKKSFYRVAQAVSEILPRESQEKRLLDGFLSGRSELEAAMRKQPRQEQLF from the coding sequence GTGGAAAAAAAGCGCTTCATCGAGGAAAGCTTTCCAGTAAAAGAAATCAGCGAAATTTCAGCTAAAGAAAAGAACATCCGCCACGGGCACATCTCGACGCTCCACATCTGGTGGGCTCGCCGGCCTCTGGCAAGCTCAAGAGCCACTAACTATGCGGCTTTGGTTCCTGCACCTCACGATGCGCTTGAAGAGGAGAAAAGGCGGCAGTTCCTGGTGGAGCTTGCCGGGTGGGAAAACTCGCTCAATCGCCTTTTGCTTGATAAGGCAAGAAAGGAGATTCTGGAAGCCAGCGGAGGGTGCCCTCCCCGGGTGCTTGACCCCTTCTCTGGCGGCGGCTCCATTCCCCTTGAAGCCCTGCGCCTGGGCTGTGAAGTGCATGCGGTTGAGTACAACCCGGTGGCTACCCTTATTTTAAAGTGCACTCTTGAATATCCCCAAAAATATGGAAAAAATACAAAAAGCAAAAAGAAAAATAGCATAGGGCTTGAAGTGGAAGAAAAGGTGAATCCCCTGCTTGAAGATGTGAAAAAATGGGGGAAATGGGTTTTGAGCGAAGCAAAAAGGGAAATTGGGAGCTTCTACCCAAAAGACCCCGACGGCTCTATCCCGGTGGGCTACATCTGGGCGCGGACCATTCCCTGCCAGAACCCCACCTGCGGTGCTGAAATACCGCTTATGAGGCAGTTCTGGCTGGCTAAAAAGAGCAATAAAAAAGTTGCTTTATACTCTTTCGTGGAGGAAGGGGAAGTTAGGTTCAAAATCGTTGGCGACGGCTATGAGAAGATGCCGGAGGGCTTTGACCCTTCCAGGGGGACAGTTTCAGGGGCGATAGCGGTTTGCCCTGTTTGCGGCTCGACTGTGGATGCAAACACAACGAGAAAACTCTTCCAGACGGGAAAGGCAGGCCAGAGGTTAACTGCCGTGGTTTTAAACAAGCCCGGAACCCAGGGGAAAAGATACCGGCTGGCAACGGAGAAGGATCTGGAGGTTTTCAAAGAGGCAGAGGAGTATCTGGAAGAAAAAAGACGGAGGCTCTTGGAGGAGTGGGGCATGGACCCGGTGCCGGATGAGGAATTACCACCGAAGGAAACTCTTGGTTTTCGTGTTCAGCGGTACAGCATGCTTAAGTGGGGTGACCTTTTCAACTCCCACCAGAAGCTGGCTTTGATAACTTTCACCGAAAAAGTAAGGCAAGCCTATCAAAAGATGCTTGAGGAAGGGTATGAGGAAGAGTATGCAAAGGCAGTGGTGGGGTATTTGGGACTGATGTTAGGGAAGTTGGCTGATTGGAACTCAGTTTTATCCGTGTGGAGACCAGACCAAGAAAGAAATGAACACATATTTAATAGGCAAGCTTTACCTATGGTATGGGATTATGGTGAAAGGAATCCTTTGAATGGTGGACTCATGACTACAAAAGGTATAGATTCAATAATCTCCCACCTTTCCCAGATTACCCCAGTTGGAAAAAACAGCAACCCGGCAATCCCTACGGTGAAGCAGGCTTCTGCTACAGAACTCCCCTATCCCGACAGTTACTTTGATGCTGTTTTCACCGACCCGCCCTATTATGACAATGTGCCTTATTCTTACCTTTCTGACTTTTTCTATGTCTGGCTCAAAAGAAGCATAGGGGACCTTTATCCCGAGCTTTTTATGACCCCGCTTACCCCAAAGTCAAAGGAAATTGTTGCCTATTCGCATCAAGAAGGTGGATTTGAAGCGGGCAAAAAATACTTTGAAGAAATGCTTAAGAAAGCTTTCCAGGAAATGGCGAGGGTTTTAAAGCCAAACGGAATCGCCACCATCGTCTACACCCATAAATCAACCTCCGGCTGGGAGACGCTTATTAACTCTCTGCTTGATTCCGGGCTGGTGGTTACTGCTTCCTGGCCCATCGACACTGAGATGAAAGCCCGCCTGAGGGCAAAAGAATCCGCTGCCCTGGCTTCCTCCATCTACTTTGTCTGCCGCAAGCTGGAGCGAAAGGAGACCGGCTGGCTCAACGAGGTGAAAGAGGAGCTCGAAAGATATCTGCACGCCAAACTCGAGAAGCTCTGGCAGGAGGGAGTGAGCGGTGCCGACTACTTCATAGCAGCCATTGGTTCTTCAATCGAAATATTTGGAAAATATAAAAAGATCATGGACTACGAAGGAAGGGAAATCAGTGCTGAGGAAATGATTGAGCAGGTGCGCCGGCTGGTTACTGACTATGCCCTACGCCAGGTGTTTCACAACGGAATTGCCGGGGAGCTCTCTTCGCTTTCCCGCTTTTACGTCCTGTGGCGCTGGGGCTACGGTGAAGCGAGGGTGCATTTCGATGAGGCTCGCAAGCTCGCCCAATCCACAGGCTTTGAGCTGGAGCAGGAGTGGAATAAGGGCTTTATCAAAAAAGAGCACGAATTCATAAGGGTCCTGGGCCCCCAAGAGCGCAAGCTTGAGGAAACGGAAAACTCAGACGAACTCATTGATGTACTCCACCGGGTGCTTCTTCTCTGGAGGATGGGGAGAAAGGAGGAAATCAAAAAGGTGCTCCTTACAACCG